The following coding sequences lie in one Deltaproteobacteria bacterium genomic window:
- a CDS encoding GPP34 family phosphoprotein gives MAGTITTTPATVSADAGTLRLQEELLLLALDDEKGVVSRSAEDKLPKVLARAILAELRLEGRVIFEGEGSRATVRPLSREPLDQELMDACLAVISQPGPAREVSHWLETLPVRCDLGRLAAEGLCSRGVLSEEKGRFLLVFSRPRYPERDPKAEVEVRRRLRDAVFTDLSEVDLRTSLLAGLAHDAGLLDLCFDPAAVRERSKRLERLMAGEHLGRAASKGDEGAVFAEVVGALHR, from the coding sequence ATGGCGGGGACGATCACCACGACTCCGGCAACCGTCTCGGCGGACGCTGGCACCTTGCGACTGCAGGAGGAGCTCCTCCTGCTCGCCCTCGATGACGAGAAGGGCGTGGTGTCTCGTTCGGCCGAGGACAAGCTGCCGAAGGTGCTGGCCCGGGCGATCCTGGCCGAGCTGCGCCTCGAGGGCCGGGTGATCTTCGAGGGTGAGGGCTCGCGCGCCACGGTGCGGCCGCTCTCCCGGGAGCCGCTGGATCAGGAGCTGATGGACGCCTGCCTGGCGGTGATCAGCCAGCCGGGGCCGGCCCGGGAGGTCTCGCACTGGCTCGAGACCCTGCCGGTCCGCTGCGACCTCGGCCGCCTCGCGGCCGAGGGCCTCTGCTCTCGCGGCGTGCTCTCCGAGGAGAAGGGGCGCTTCCTCCTGGTCTTCTCCCGCCCGCGCTACCCCGAGCGGGACCCCAAGGCCGAGGTCGAAGTGCGCCGCCGCCTGCGGGACGCGGTCTTCACGGACCTCTCGGAGGTCGATCTGCGTACCTCCCTCCTGGCCGGACTGGCCCACGACGCCGGGCTCCTCGATCTCTGCTTCGATCCGGCCGCCGTGCGCGAGCGCAGCAAGCGCCTCGAGCGCCTGATGGCCGGTGAGCACCTCGGCCGGGCGGCGA